A portion of the Aphis gossypii isolate Hap1 unplaced genomic scaffold, ASM2018417v2 Contig00250, whole genome shotgun sequence genome contains these proteins:
- the LOC126553455 gene encoding uncharacterized protein LOC126553455 yields MMESLKKQFYIFFFIVLFSSWVAASMIEETSDEEIKKQTLDSLMGKLCPPLGLGIRYEVAMIQTPMTMFGCAYLEHNRTISAAPLFNLWLKRPGKTTNDGHCKDMRNMDHFAFECVSKKEPTKKEEIFKGWNYVQLIDHSQPKISQDINDLVLRCAAYEVNDAPAEGVKMIRMVISPPSNEQMLEDLCDSLSRTMAKDDPTYISEGDRTWPDGSVYLYMLGKPALDGSMNSMKHPTNRPMKSTTTMPYISEGHRTLLDWSEYLFKLAKLALDEPMDSMKHPTSRPMKSTTTMPYISEGHRTLLDWSEYLFKLAKLTPDGPMDSMKHPTSRPMKSTTTMPLTTMQTTTNSIRTTRYNEKRMEYLDSRTTTTKMPVPQNIFDYYFNKGFYML; encoded by the exons atgatggagtctttaaaaaaacaattttatattttctttttcatcgTATTATTCTCATCCTGGGTGGCAGCCTCGATGATCGAAGAAACTTCGgatgaagaaattaaaaaacaaa CTTTGGACAGTTTAATGGGCAAACTGTGTCCTCCGTTAGGACTAGGAATACGTTATGAAGTTGCCATGATACAAACACCGATGACAATGTTCGGATGCGCCTACTTGGAACACAACCGTACGATAAGCGCTGCACCACTATTTAATTTGTGGCTTAAACGTCCGGGGAAAACCACCAATGATGGTCATTGTAAAGACATGCGTA ACATGGATCACTTCGCTTTTGAGTGCGTTTCAAAAAAGGAACCTACTAAGAAGGAAGAGATTTTTAAAGGTTGGAATTATGTTCAATTAATAGATCATTCCCAGCCAAAAATCTCACAGGATATCAACGACCTGGTTTTGAGATGTGCC GCATACGAAGTGAATGATGCTCCTGCTGAGGGTGTCAAAATGATTCGAATGGTGATAAGTCCACCTAGCAACGAGCAAATGCTCGAAGACCTGTGTGACAGTCTATCAAGAACTATGGCAAAGGATGACCCAACATACATTTCAGAAGGGGACCGAACTTGGCCTGATGGGTCAGTGTACCTTTATATGTTGGGAAAGCCAGCCCTCGATGGATCTATGAACTCGATGAAACACCCTACCAATCGTCCAATGAAATCAACGACTACAATGCCATACATTTCAGAAGGGCACCGAACTTTGCTTGATTGGTCAGAGTACCTTTTTAAGTTGGCAAAGTTAGCCCTCGATGAACCTATGGACTCGATGAAACATCCTACCAGTCGTCCAATGAAATCAACGACTACAATGCCATACATTTCAGAAGGGCACCGAACTTTGCTTGATTGGTCAGAGTACCTTTTTAAGTTGGCAAAGTTAACCCCCGATGGACCTATGGACTCGATGAAACATCCTACCAGTCGTCCAATGAAATCAACGACTACAATGCCATTAACAACAATGCAAACAACAACAAATTCTATAAGAACTacaag ataTAATGAGAAACGTATGGAGTACCTAGATAGCCGTACAACAACTACAAAGATGCCAGTTCCccaaaacatttttgactattattttaataagggTTTTTATATGTTGTAA
- the LOC126553453 gene encoding uncharacterized protein LOC126553453: MCFQYLFRRPYSITDLKSPNTNQDHNIFNISILKRDLGTKRKFLKMTVMSLNQDKISFMKEKRKNSSKSKSIDLMYSSIRACGIRDTFFYIVLDDNKSFHCGFLWVKSTNIHEIYGKVGSKIGDCSCKRKLIPSENNDIDRYKVLPPPRPSKKQEDRYDIHLCKRFQNKHKTEYISKITKSYRLPRHMDRIEQILSSESSYRDIQRCFRNVADTITSRGVLAKYTSPQLDMMTEDLAKMFNHYDFRTSIMADNKMNHININSSSNFNLNPDVNSNLDTKYERNENDG; the protein is encoded by the exons ATGTGTTTTCAATACTTATTTAGGCGTCCATATTCAATTACGGACTTAAAATCGCCCAATACAAATcaag atCATAACATCTTCAATATCAGTATTCTGAAAAGGGATCTCGGAACTAAacgtaaatttttaaagatgaCTGTAATGAGTTTAAACCAAGATAAAATAAGCTTTATGaaggaaaaaagaaaaaactctTCTAAATCAAAATCGATAGACCTTatg tATTCCAGTATCAGAGCTTGCGGTATAagggatacatttttttatattgtgctCGATGACAATAAAAGTTTTCATTGTGGTTTTTTGTGGGTCAAGTCAACAAACATACATGAAATATATGGCAAAGTCGGTTCCAAAATAGGAGATTGCAGTtgcaaaa GAAAACTAATACCATCTGAAAACAATGATATTGATAGATATAAGGTGCTGCCTCCTCCTCGTCCTTCAAAAAAGCAAGAAGACAGATATGACATACATTTAtgcaaaa GATTCCAAAATAAACACAAGACTGAATATATAAGTAAGATCACCAAGTCTTATAGACTACCCAGACATATGGATAGaattgaacaaatattatcatcagAATCTTCCTATCGGGATATTCAGAGATGCTTTCGAAACGTGGCGGATACTATTACTTCTAGAGGAGTGCTAGCGAAATATACATCGCCCCAACTCGACATGATGACAGAGGACTTGGCTAAAATGTTCAATCATTACGACTTTAGAACATCTATAATGGCGGACAACAAAATGAATCATATTAACATTAACTCgtcatcaaattttaatttaaaccca GatgttaatagtaatttagaTACAAAATACGAGAGAAATGAGAATGATGGTTAG